Within the Puniceicoccus vermicola genome, the region CGTAGAGAATCTGACAGGAAAAAGATGGCAGATCTCTGTGATCAGCTCCTCGATGGTGAAGGATTTATGATTGAAACCCGGTTTTTGGGAAATAAAGATAGGTTGGTTACACAGCCCTAATTTTGGGGTTTCTGTCAGGTGTCTGAAGAAAATAAAGAGATCATACTAAACGGTATCCCGGCTGCTCCTGGGGTGGTGCATGGTCCTGCGTTCGTATTTCAGCACCAGGAGGTGGATGTTCCCGTCTATCGTGTGCCCGAGTCCAAGCTCGAGAATGAGAAGGACCGTTTCGAAAAGGCATTGCTGCAGACGCGGTCGCAGATTCTCCGCGTACGGCAGGAAATTGCCCGTAAAATCGGGGAATCCGAAGCGCAGATCTTTGACGCCCACCTCCTCGTCCTCGAGGACAAAGCCCTGATCGACGAAACTATTTCGGCGGTGGAGGACAGTGGGAACAATATCGAACACTGCTTTGCTTTGGTGGCCCGCCGATATATTGATTTCTTTGACTCGATGGAGGACGAATACCTCCGGGAGCGGGTCGCTGACATCCGTGATGTGTCCAAGCGGGTGCTCTCGAATCTTCTTGGTGAGACTTCTCTCGGGTCGATGGGGACGGATGCGCTTTCCGAACCTCATATCTTGGTTTCGAATTCGATCAACGTCAGTGATGTGGCCCAGATCAAGCGCGAGCGGATCCTCGGATTTGTCTCCGAAAGTGGCGGTCGCACCAGTCACGCAGTGATTATGGCCCGCTCCATGAAGGTGCCTGCGGTCGTGGGGCTGGAGAATGCCAGTGAGCTGATTGAGATCTCGGACACCGTGATCGTGGATGGATATGACGGCTTGGTGATCGTGAATCCCACCGTCGATTCCCTCTATCGCTACGGACAAATTTCGGAGAAACGGGATACGATCCGGAAGATTTACGAGTCGAAGGTGGCCCTCCCGTCGGAGACGGTCGATGGCAGTAAGGTCAAGATCATGGCCAACATCGAAGAAGCGGGCGAAATCCCCAGTGTCTTGGAGAGCCGTGCCGAGGGTGTCGGCCTTTTCCGGACGGAAGGCATCGTGCTCCGTGAGCGCCAAGCCTTGGCTTCGGAGGACTTGCAGTTCGACCAGTATCAAAGAGTGGTCGAGCAACTGGCTCCGCTTCCGGTCGTGATTCGCACGTTGGACATTGGCGGCGATAAGGAACTTCCAGGGAACCTATTTGGGCGGGAGCAGAACCCATTCATGGGTTTTCGGGCGATTCGCTACTGCCTGAAAAATCCGGAAATTTTCAAAGAGCAATTGAAAGCAGTCTTGAGGGCCGCCACCTATGGAAAGGCGCGTCTGATGTATCCCATGATTAGTGGGGTCCGAGAACTGTTGGAGGCCAACCAGTTGCTGGAAGAGTGCAAGCTGGAGTTGAAGGAGCGCGGCGAAGCGTATTCCGAAGATATTGAAGTCGGGAGCATGATCGAGATTCCGAGTGCTGCCTACACCGCCGATGTCATTGCCGAAAACTGCTCATTTCTCAGTATTGGAACGAATGATTTGATTCAGTACATGCTGGCCGTCGACCGGGTGAACGACAGCATTGCGCACCTCTACGATCCGAGCCACCCCGGTGTGCTGCGGACAATCAAGGCCGTCATCGATATGGCCCACGAGAAAAATACGCCTGTCGCAGTGTGTGGGGAAATGGCCAGTGATCCGGTTTATGTTCCTCTCCTCGTCGGGATGGGAGCGGATGAATTGAGCATGTCTCCGAGCTTGATTCCGGAGGTCAAGTTCATGATTCGCCACATTTCCATGGGCAGCGCCCGGGATCTGACCGAAGAGATTCTCTCCCTCAAGCGCCCCCGCCAAATCTTCCGCCGCCTCCGCGAGTTCTACCGTGGCGTCATGAAAGACGCTGTCGGCGAAGATTTTCTCCCCTGAGGAGGTGCACGGCGAAGGCCTTATCTCAGTAGTCGGGCCAAAGTAGTGAGAGCTTCCAGCTCTCTCTGGCTACGCAAATCGAGAGCAAGATGCTCTCGCAACCTTCTCTTAACGCCCGCAAAAGTCATTCCTCGGCAGCCGAGTCAAAGTAGTGAGAGCTTCCAGCTCTCTCGGGTTACGCAAATCGAGAGCAAGATGCTCTCGCCACCTTCTCTTACCGCCCGCAAAAGTCTTCCCTCGGCATCCGAGCCAAAGTAGTGAGAGCTTCCAGCTCTCTCAGGCTGCGCAAATCGAGAGCAAGATGCTCTCGCCACCTTCTCTTACCGCCCGCAGAAGTACTCCCTCAGCATCCGAGCCAAAGTAGTGAGAGCTTCCAGCTCTCTCAGGCTACGCAAACCGAGAGTAAGATGCTCTCGTTACTTTCTCATAACGCCCGCGAAAGTCTTCCCTCGGATTCTTACTGCTCTTGATACTTCTTGCGCAGGGTTTCGACGACACTGGGGTCGGCGAGGGTCGTGACATTCCCCAGCGCCTTGCCTTCGGCGATATCGCGGAGGAGGCGGCGCATGATTTTCCCGGAACGGGTCTTGGGGAGGTCGCCGGAGAAGATCAGCTTTTCCGGAACGGCAAATTTACCGATGCTCTTGATGACCAAATCCTTCAATTCCTTTTCCAGCTTTTCGTCGGCCGTGGCATTTTCGCGAACGGTGATGAAGGCGACAAGGCCTTGTCCCTTAATCTCATGGGCGACGCCAATGACCGCAGACTCGGCCACGGAGGGGTGCTCAATGAAGACGCTCTCGAGTTCGGCGGTGCCGATCCGGTGTCCGGAGACATTGACGACATCGTCCACGCGACCGAGGATCCAGAAGTAGTCATCTTCGTCAGTACGGGCTCCATCTCCCGGGAAGTAGTATTCACCGTTCCACTTGCACCAGTAGGTGTCTTTGAAGCGCTGGGGGTCCCCATAGATCCCGCGAAGGATCCCGGGCCACGGTTTGCGAATCGCCAAGATGCCGGCTTTTTGCTCGTTGCCCTCGTCGTCGAGGACCGCGGCGTCGATCCCGAAGAGAGGGAGGGTTGCGCTGCCGGGTTTGGTAGGAGTGGCCCCAGGAAGCGGAGAGAGGAGGATGCCACCGGTTTCGGTCTGCCACCATGTATCCACAATCGGGCAGCGGTCAGCTCCAATGACTTTGTGATACCAGATCCACGCTTCCGGGTTGATCGGCTCTCCCACGGTTCCGAGGAGGCGAAGGGAGGAAAGATCTTTGGCATTCGGCCATTTTTCGCCCCATTTCATGAAGGCGCGGATAGCGGTCGGAGCGGTGTAGAAGATGGTGACTCCATATTTCTCCACGATGTCCCAGAATCGACCATTGTCGGGGGAGTTGGGGGCGCCTTCGTACATGACGACACTGGCGGCGTTCTGGAGGGGACCGTAGAGGATGTAGCTATGGCCGGTGATCCAGCCGATATCGGCCGTGCACCAGTAAACATCTTCTTTCCGCATGTCGAAGACGACCTTCGTGGTCTGGTAGGCATAGACCATATACCCACCGACCGTGTGAATGATGCCCTTGGGCTTGCCGGTGGTACCGCTGGTGTAGAGGAGGAAGAGCATGTCCTCTGAATCGAGCTGCTCGGGTTCGCAGTGAATCGATTGGTCCTGGACGATGCGGTGGTACCAGTGATCGCGGCCTTCCTTAATCCGGCAGGGGAAGGGGTCGCCATGACCGCGCTTCACGACAATGACTTCCTGGATGCAATCGACGCCTTCAA harbors:
- the ptsP gene encoding phosphoenolpyruvate--protein phosphotransferase, producing the protein MSEENKEIILNGIPAAPGVVHGPAFVFQHQEVDVPVYRVPESKLENEKDRFEKALLQTRSQILRVRQEIARKIGESEAQIFDAHLLVLEDKALIDETISAVEDSGNNIEHCFALVARRYIDFFDSMEDEYLRERVADIRDVSKRVLSNLLGETSLGSMGTDALSEPHILVSNSINVSDVAQIKRERILGFVSESGGRTSHAVIMARSMKVPAVVGLENASELIEISDTVIVDGYDGLVIVNPTVDSLYRYGQISEKRDTIRKIYESKVALPSETVDGSKVKIMANIEEAGEIPSVLESRAEGVGLFRTEGIVLRERQALASEDLQFDQYQRVVEQLAPLPVVIRTLDIGGDKELPGNLFGREQNPFMGFRAIRYCLKNPEIFKEQLKAVLRAATYGKARLMYPMISGVRELLEANQLLEECKLELKERGEAYSEDIEVGSMIEIPSAAYTADVIAENCSFLSIGTNDLIQYMLAVDRVNDSIAHLYDPSHPGVLRTIKAVIDMAHEKNTPVAVCGEMASDPVYVPLLVGMGADELSMSPSLIPEVKFMIRHISMGSARDLTEEILSLKRPRQIFRRLREFYRGVMKDAVGEDFLP
- the acs gene encoding acetate--CoA ligase; the protein is MSESIQSLLESVSKENRSFPPTPEFAEKARVRSMEEYEAEYQRSIDDPEAYWAEIASELHWFKPWDRVLNEDEKPFFKWFEGGKTNLAYNCIDRHIENGDRNKAALIWEGEPGDSRVLTYFDLYREVNQFANALKKLGVGKGDRVALYLPMIPELAIATLACARIGAVHTVIFAGFSSNSIRDRVLDCGARCVITADGGWRRGQILNLKSIVDEAVEGVDCIQEVIVVKRGHGDPFPCRIKEGRDHWYHRIVQDQSIHCEPEQLDSEDMLFLLYTSGTTGKPKGIIHTVGGYMVYAYQTTKVVFDMRKEDVYWCTADIGWITGHSYILYGPLQNAASVVMYEGAPNSPDNGRFWDIVEKYGVTIFYTAPTAIRAFMKWGEKWPNAKDLSSLRLLGTVGEPINPEAWIWYHKVIGADRCPIVDTWWQTETGGILLSPLPGATPTKPGSATLPLFGIDAAVLDDEGNEQKAGILAIRKPWPGILRGIYGDPQRFKDTYWCKWNGEYYFPGDGARTDEDDYFWILGRVDDVVNVSGHRIGTAELESVFIEHPSVAESAVIGVAHEIKGQGLVAFITVRENATADEKLEKELKDLVIKSIGKFAVPEKLIFSGDLPKTRSGKIMRRLLRDIAEGKALGNVTTLADPSVVETLRKKYQEQ